The Oryzias melastigma strain HK-1 linkage group LG3, ASM292280v2, whole genome shotgun sequence genome contains a region encoding:
- the LOC112160770 gene encoding rho family-interacting cell polarization regulator 1 has product MFTGSTKLPPAKTPQPERLDEVYAALRRGLQSYLQVHQLELDSLGHQIRENKRNGRLGSLYEQDKQVKAIERFMRRLEFHLSKVEELYDAYCIQRRLRDGASKMVAAFNSAAGSKEARESQNEANKGYRECTEHMCSLESELESQMGEFHIKMKGLAGFARLCAGDQYEVLMRYGRQRWRLRGRVEVSNKQIWDSEEYIFLPLVTELLSIKVTELKSLANHVVVGSVSCEMLDLFCPLPQTLAVDINDLGTVKLNLEVTWSPFDKDDQTSSSSTVSKRLLSNQSPPDTPSMREQVFYSLLKRQGEIENGTVWSNSSESSDDSSSPALAHHAQRLTASNVLQTTLTVSCGPHKSTASTPSLSSNQEEDETEVGDVFPPADAVSNGHLQSDCLAGKSGSDCPANRRSSVPSEDSEVSAELSFSCPEESSMSTASSEKRADVNNPCEDSSSQAEQTEAETQDSDRAEAAESLQPQESMQLLKQPEETPTAPFPASASFNQEVETALESFDFLNDSDFDEDEEDRPQEEEKVEREEQSGECIEDQIKTEEETNIKEEKNTEDLCSADSDEEEGNDLEILMEAPEGFRNSDEDCCSGSQASSVDDEQDLSLVVIPEAEDESRKDKGVEDYEKETSQEA; this is encoded by the exons ATGTTCACAGGCTCCACCAAGCTGCCACCCGCTAAAACCCCCCAGCCCGAGAGGCTGGACGAAGTGTACGCTGCCTTACGCAGAGGCTTACA GTCGTACCTGCAGGTCCACCAGCTGGAGCTGGACAGTCTGGGTCACCAAATCAGAGAAAACAAGAGAAACGGCCGTCTG GGGTCTTTGTATGAGCAGGACAAG caaGTGAAAGCCATAGAGAGGTTTATGCGCCGCCTGGAGTTCCATCTCAGTAAG GTTGAGGAGCTGTACGATGCTTATTGTATACAGCGCAGACTACGTGATGGAGCTAGTAAGATGGTGGCGGCGTTCAACTCTGCAGCTGGCAGCAAGGAAGCTCGGGAGAGCCAGAATGAAGCCAACAAGGGTTACAGGGAATGCACAGAG CACATGTGCTCTCTTGAGAGTGAGCTAGAGAGCCAGATGGGAGAATTTCATATAAAGATGAAGG GCCTTGCAGGATTTGCGCGTCTGTGTGCTGGTGACCAGTATGAG GTTTTGATGCGTTACGGCCGGCAGCGCTGGAGGCTACGAGGCCGAGTGGAAGTCAGCAACAAGCAGATATGGGACAGTGAGGAATATATTTTTCTGCCTCTTGTTACAGAACTGCTGTCAATAAAG GTGACGGAGCTGAAGAGCCTGGCCAATCACGTGGTGGTTGGCAGCGTGTCCTGTGAAATGCTGGATCTGTTCTGCCCGCTGCCGCAGACGCTCGCCGTAGATATCAACGACTTGGGGACGGTAAAGCTGAACCTGGAAGTCACTTGGAG TCCATTTGATAAGGATGACCAGACCTCCTCCTCCAGTACGGTTTCCAAACGGCTGCTGTCCAATCAGAGCCCTCCAGACACACCCTCCATGCGAGAGCAGGTGTTCTAC TCCTTGCTGAAGCGTCAGGGTGAAATTGAGAACGGGACAGTCTGGTCCAACTCCTCGGAGTCCTCCGACGACTCCTCCAGTCCTGCTCTGGCTCATCACGCTCAGAGGCTGACAGCCTCCAACGTGCTCCAAACCACTCTGACGGTGTCATGCGGGCCGCACAAATCCACGGCTTCAACTCCATCGCTCTCGTCCAACCAGGAAGAGGACGAGACAGAAGTGGGAGACGTTTTCCCGCCTGCAGATGCGGTGTCCAATGGCCATCTGCAGTCCGACTGCCTCGCTGGAAAGAGTGGCTCAGACTGTCCTGCAAATCGCAGGTCTTCTGTCCCATCAGAGGACTCTGAAGTCTCAGCAGAGCTGAGCTTCTCCTGCCCAGAAGAATCTTCCATGTCCACAGCGTCTTCAGAGAAGAGGGCAGACGTGAACAATCCCTGTGAGGACTCCTCATCACAGGCTGAACAGACTGAGGCAGAAACGCAGGACAGTGACAGAGCTGAAGCCGCAGAAAGTCTCCAACCACAAGAGTCCATGCAGCTGCTGAAACAGCCAGAGGAGACTCCGACG GCTCCTTTTCCAGCTTCTGCGAGCTTCAATCAGGAAGTCGAGACAGCTCTGGAAAGTTTCGACTTTCTCAATGACTCTGACTTTGATGAAGACGAGGAAGATCGACCGCAGGAGGAAGAGAAAGTAGAGAGAGAAGAGCAGAGTGGGGAGTGCATTGAGGACCAAATTAAAACTGAGGAAGAGACgaacataaaagaagaaaagaacacGGAGGACTTGTGCTCTGCAGACAG tgatgaagaggagggaaATGATCTGGAGATTCTCATGGAAGCGCCTGAGGGATTTAGGAACTCAGATGAAGATTGTTGTTCTGGATCACAG gcttcaAGCGTCGATGATGAGCAGGATTTGAGTCTTGTGGTGATTCCTGAGGCTGAAGATGAGAGCAGGAAGGATAAAGGAGTTGAAGATTATG
- the LOC112160765 gene encoding transcriptional repressor CTCF, with translation METGQVAALASDGKVLPEGGEALIQTSQGEVAANMEMMVMDALDPALLQMKTEVLEGGGTVTVTGGDEGQIITLQVVNMEEQAGAALGLGQLQLVQVPVTATTVEGLQATYVEASGANKDAVICHTLPLPEGFQVVKVGANGEVETVEQEELQAAQDELQGPEGDEVEEDEEAAEIVTSVPQDDPDWTKDPEYQPITAIRKGKKGKKSRLRYAEGDRDMDVSVYDFEEEQQEGLLSEVNAEKVVGNMKPPKPTKIKKKGVKKTFQCELCSYTCPRRSNLDRHMKSHTDERPHKCHLCGRAFRTVTLLRNHLNTHTGTRPHKCTDCDMAFVTSGELVRHRRYKHTHEKPFKCSMCDYSSVEVSKLKRHIRSHTGERPFQCSLCSYASRDTYKLKRHMRTHSGEKPYECYICHARFTQSGTMKMHILQKHTENVAKYHCPHCDTVIARKSDLGVHLRKQHSFIETGKKCRYCDAVFHERYALIQHQKTHKNEKRFKCDQCDYCCRQERHMIMHKRTHTGEKPFACGQCEKTFRQKQLLDMHFKRYHDPNFVPTAFVCTKCRKTFTRRNTMLRHAEGCTGEASGDENGAPTPKKGRRGRKRRMQARRDDDDDDDDDEDDDNTEGELDDIEEEDMLTEMEVEQAAPVIPIPAPIEGPVKRKRGRPPKNKPEVATIIHVEDEIQEMDDIVKTEVGAEQSNSIDDTTEQVIVGGGKVSGQAEELSQADAAVQEVQLSAAPANGDLTPEMILSMMDR, from the exons ATGGAGACCGGCCAAGTCGCTGCCCTGGCCTCCGATGGAAAAGTCCTGCCGGAGGGCGGAGAGGCCCTAATACAAACTAGCCAGGGGGAGGTGGCCGCTAATATGGAAATGATGGTGATGGACGCTCTGGATCCAGCTCTGCTGCAAATGAAAACGGAGGTCCTGGAGGGGGGCGGCACGGTCACCGTCACTGGTGGAGATGAGGGGCAGATCATCACTCTCCAA GTGGTGAACATGGAAGAGCAAGCTGGAGCTGCATTAGGTCTGGGTCAGTTACAGCTAGTGCAGGTCCCAGTCACCGCAACTACTGTAGAGGGGCTTCAGGCTACTTACGTAGAGGCATCTGGTGCCAACAAAGATGCCGTTATTTGTCACACTCTTCCTCTACCTGAGGGATTTCAG GTTGTAAAAGTGGGTGCTAATGGAGAAGTGGAGACTGTGGAGCAAGAGGAGCTCCAGGCTGCTCAAGATGAGCTCCAAGGGCCAGAGGGAGATGAAGtagaggaagatgaagaagcAGCAGAAATTGTAACGTCAGTGCCTCAAGATGACCCAGACTGGACTAAAGACCCAGAGTACCAACCCATCACGGCCATCCGCAAAGGCAAGAAGGGAAAGAAGAGCCGCCTGCGTTACGCAGAGGGCGACCGGGACATGGATGTTTCTGTGTATGACTttgaagaggagcagcaggagggcCTGCTGTCAGAGGTCAACGCAGAGAAAGTTGTGGGCAACATGAAGCCTCCAAAGCccacaaaaatcaagaaaaaag GTGTCAAGAAGACTTTTCAATGCGAGCTTTGCAGCTACACATGTCCAAGGCGCTCCAACCTGGATCGGCACATGAAGAGCCACACAGATGAAAGGCCACACAAATGTCACCTGTGTGGAAGAGCCTTCAGAACAGTCACTCTGTTGAGAAACCacctcaacacacacacag GCACTCGGCCTCACAAATGTACAGACTGTGACATGGCGTTTGTGACCAGTGGCGAGTTGGTGCGCCATCGCCGTTACAAGCACACACACGAGAAGcctttcaaatgttcaatgtgTGACTACTCTAGTGTGGAA gTGAGCAAGTTGAAAAGACATATCCGCTCTCATACTGGCGAGCGTCCCTTCCAGTGCAGCCTGTGCAGCTACGCCAGCAGAGACACCTATAAGCTGAAGCGGCATATGAGAACACATTCAG GCGAGAAGCCGTACGAGTGCTACATCTGCCACGCTCGGTTCACACAGAGCGGCACCATGAAGATGCacattctgcagaaacacacagagaaCGTGGCCAAGTACCACTGCCCACACTGCGATACTGTCATCGCACGCAAAAGTGACCTTG GTGTCCACTTGCGAAAGCAGCACTCGTTCATTGAGACTGGGAAAAAATGCCGTTACTGCGACGCTGTGTTTCACGAGCGCTACGCACTCATCCAGCACCAGAAGACGCACAAAAACGAGAAGCGTTTTAAGTGTGATCAGTGTGACTACTGCTGCCGGCAG GAGCGTCACATGATCATGCACAAGCGTACGCACACTGGGGAGAAGCCGTTCGCCTGCGGCCAGTGTGAGAAAACCTTCAGGCAGAAACAGCTGCTGGACATGCACTTCAAGCGCTACCACGATCCAAACTTCGTTCCCACCGCTTTTGTCTGCACCAAATGCCGCAAGACGTTCACCCGCAGG AACACTATGCTGCGTCACGCTGAGGGCTGCACAGGTGAGGCCTCCGGAGATGAAAATGGAGCTCCTACACCCAAAAAAGGGCGTCGTGGCAGGAAGAGGAGAATGCAGGCCAGgagggatgatgatgatgacgatgacGACGATGAGGATGATGACAACACAG AGGGTGAACTGGATGATATAGAGGAGGAGGACATGCTAACTGAGATGGAAGTGGAACAGGCTGCACCCGTCATCCCCATACCTGCTCCAATAGAGGGCCCAGTCAAGAGAAAACGGGGACGACCTCCAAAGAATAAGCCTGAAG TGGCTACCATTATTCATGTGGAAGACGAGATTCAAGAGATGGACGACATTGTGAAGACAGAGGTCGGCGCTGAGCAGAGCAACTCCATCGACGATACCACAGAGCAAGTGATCGTCGGCGGGGGGAAAGTATCCGGCCAGGCCGAGGAGCTGTCCCAGGCGGATGCAGCTGTGCAGGAGGTACAGCTGTCTGCAGCACCTGCCAATGGAGACCTGACCCCTGAAATGATCCTCAGCATGATGGACCGATGA
- the LOC112160764 gene encoding mucin-5AC: MELPLGGPALRHYTQSRPRPHRQKLNYRPCRPQETIIESENEVLEHMGRVDEGVEEFFTKRVLPTDILNKPDEELTVVQEEVAPASSIPCPAPTKTLKRKLGDFFTLKKRRGLKSETSQEGRTKKTSIADLIRPLREVTRSEKDKDKDRVKEQAKENEKEKAKEHPGAVTGEPVVQETPVTDDASLRSEVVPPRRALREGKSQSLILLSGSAATGTANAKNTAKKQFEGQHSFEQKLHLMLQRIGVSKPQPAETQNQEGEMKKAESEGTIIDSKPEPPPTLSKPRTMSASSDTRHQIRTSVSAHEAAGKPALPPKPVVKPGLPPATSGRNTPENELTQIQEAESNTSATLSPASAPPALTDATAPSPPTISNSVSDSACVTVSPSSTVTPADTDVCTRSETPTSSTPLESKISVHKTGDSSTEPPTSPKSTTITTEPPSTISVPSTSSESTTPSLPVTSTTPVTSLSATTPETVSAPSDQSSVSTTSTNLLTESTLQKPNGALSVDSTPAVESGISVLTAASSSCTAISDVPSSLSAITGSGTAAGDDPSSFGSSSHVSLLSSIPEVTQSLPNSSESSTVAVSGEIPVATSSTVVPPVPPSPSSSHPAPNEAISSASSSEVNSLSTAVTVTSTAISITSTSSNETKPKDATSTTTTATCSNETENTFTCSSVTAAVSFSCTNGLDISNSVSTTLSPPVSGLLPADNSSATSDDLVGSAPPDDSPGQDENVKTSEEERPDVEEAEKLTEKGDTDEEMIQMNKLDEVYGSEETPDNDKEDENVKDKLVFDNDDMTGTEKQGESVKAEDDTLIIAGKESEQSRDEAVAEAQIQEEATSESSK, encoded by the exons ATGGAGCTGCCATTGGGCGGACCAGCTCTCAGGCACTACACCCAGAGCAGACCGAGACCCCACCGACAAAAACTGAACTATCGCCCATGCAGACCACAG GAAACAATAATCGAGAGTGAAAATGAAGTCCTGGAGCACATGGGGCGAGTGGATGAAGGAGTTGAGGAGTTTTTTACAAAGCGAGTACTCCCCACTGATATTCT GAACAAACCAGATGAAGAGCTGACTGTAGTACAAGAAGAAGTGGCTCCAGCCAGCTCTATCCCTTGTCCAGCACCAACAAAAACACTCAAGAGGAAGCTCGGAGATTTCTTTACCCTCAAGAAGAGGCGAGGCTTGAAATCAGAGACGAGCCAGGAGGGACGTACCAAAAAGACCTCCATCGCTGATCTCATCCGTCCACTCAGGGAGGTTACCAGGtctgaaaaagacaaagataaGGATCGCGTGAAGGAGCAagcaaaggaaaatgaaaaggaGAAAGCAAAGGAACATCCCGGTGCAGTTACTGGAGAGCCAGTTGTTCAGGAGACACCTGTTACTGATGATGCATCTCTGAGGAGTGAGGTGGTGCCTCCTCGCCGAGCTCTCAGAGAGGGGAAATCCCAGTCGCTCATTTTGCTCTCTGGATCAGCAGCAACAGGGACTGCCAATGCCAAAAACACAGCAAAG AAACAGTTTGAAGGCCAACATAGTTTTGAGCAGAAACTGCATCTCATGCTTCAGCGTATTGGAGTTTCCAAACCCCAGCCTGCAGAAACACAG AATCAAGAGGGAGAAATGAAAAAGGCTGAGTCTGAAg gTACCATCATTGACAGTAAACCTGAACCTCCTCCCACTTTGTCAAAACCACGAACAATGTCTGCCTCTTCAG aCACAAGGCATCAAATTCGGACGAGTGTGTCCGCGCATGAGGCAGCTGGGAAGCCCGCTCTTCCCCCAAAACCAGTTGTCAAACCAGGTCTGCCCCCTGCAACATCCGGTCGTAACACACCTGAGAACGAGCTAACCCAGATACAGGAAGCAGAGTCTAACACGTCGGCTACACTCAGTCCAGCTTCAGCTCCCCCCGCTCTCACCGACGCCACTGCTCCTTCTCCACCGACAATCTCAAACTCCGTCTCTGACTCAGCCTGTGTTACAGTTTCTCCTTCGAGTACCGTAACTCCTGCTGATACAGATGTATGCACTCGCTCAGAAACACCCACAAGCAGTACACCACTTGAAAGCAAAATATCTGTCCACAAAACTGGCGATTCTTCCACTGAGCCACCCACATCACCTAAAAGCACTACTATAACAACTGAGCCTCCAAGCACTATCTCCGTTCCTTCCACCTCTTCAGAGTCCACCACCCCAAGCCTCCCCGTAACTTCCACTACACCAGTAACTAGCCTATCTGCTACCACCCCAGAAACAGTTTCTGCCCCCAGTGATCAAAGCTCAGTTTCCACAACATCCACAAATCTGTTGACTGAGTCCACTTTGCAGAAGCCAAATGGTGCTCTCTCAGTTGACTCCACCCCAGCTGTTGAGAGTGGCATAAGTGTCCTCACCGCAGCCTCCTCTTCATGCACAGCCATATCAGATGTGCCATCAAGCTTGTCAGCCATCACCGGCTCAGGTACAGCAGCTGGTGACGATCCATCGTCATTTGGCTCCAGTAGCCATGTAAGCTTACTTTCATCAATTCCTGAAGTGACTCAATCTCTTCCGAACTCAAGTGAATCTAGTACAGTAGCAGTTTCGGGTGAAATCCCTGTTGCCACATCTTCCACAGTTGTCCCCCCTGTCCCTCCATCCCCCTCCTCTTCCCATCCAGCCCCCAACGAAGCCATCAGCTCAGCATCCAGCAGTGAAGTGAACTCTTTGTCCACAGCAGTAACAGTTACTTCCACCGCCATCTCCATTACCTCAACTTCATCTAATGAAACCAAGCCAAAAGACGCCACGTCCACAACCACCACCGCCACCTGTTCAAACGAGACAGAAAACACCTTCACTTGTAGTTCAGTGACTGCTGCTGTTAGTTTTTCCTGCACAAATGGCTTAGACATCTCCAACAGTGTTAGCACTACCCTCTCACCACCTGTGTCTGGCCTGCTCCCTGCTGATAACTCAAGTGCCACGTCTGATGATTTGGTCGGCTCTGCGCCACCTGATGATAGTCCAGGCCAAGATGAGAATGTAAAAACGTCAGAAGAGGAAAGACCTGATGtagaagaagcagaaaaacttacagaaaaag GAGATACAGATGAGGAAATGATCCAAATGAACAAGTTAGATGAAGTTTATGGGAGTGAAGAAACCCCTGATAATGACAAAGAAGATGAAAATGTCAAGGACAAACTTGTGTTTGACAATGATGACATGACAGGAACGGAAAAGCAGGGAGAAAGTGTGAAAGCTGAAGATGACACTCTGATTATAGCAGGTAAAGAAAGTGAACAAAGCAGGGATGAAGCCGTTGCAGAGGCTCAAATACAAGAGGAAGCTACATCAGAAAGTAGTAAGTGA
- the nudt21 gene encoding cleavage and polyadenylation specificity factor subunit 5, with protein MSVVQPSRSSTGWPRRGGDQFANKYISGPAKPLTLERTINLYPLTNYTFGTKEPLYEKDGSVAARFQRMREEFDKMGMRRTVEGVLIVHEHRLPHVLLLQLGTTFFKLPGGELNPGEDEVEGLKRLMTEILGRQDGVKQDWVIDDCIGNWWRPNFEPPQYPYIPAHITKPKEHKKLFLVQLQEKALFAVPKNYKLVAAPLFELYDNAPGYGPIISSLPQLLSRFNFIYN; from the exons ATGTCGGTCGTTCAGCCCAGTCGCTCCAGCACCGGCTGGCCGCGCCGCGGTGGAGACCAGTTCGCGAACAAATACATCAGCGGGCCCGCTAAACCCCTGACTCTGGAGAGGACCATCAACCT aTACCCTCTCACGAACTACACGTTTGGTACCAAAGAACCTTTGTATGAGAAGGATGGGTCTGTGGCCGCCCGGTTCCAGAGGATGCGAGAAGAGTTTGACAAAATGGGAATGCGCAGGACAGTGGAGGGCGTTCTCATCGTTCATGAACACAGGCTTCCTCATGTGTTGCTTCTGCAGCTGGGGACAACTTTCTTCAAGCT ACCGGGTGGGGAGCTGAATCCCGGGGAGGATGAAGTGGAGGGTTTGAAACGCCTGATGACAGAG ATTCTCGGGCGACAGGACGGGGTGAAGCAAGACTGGGTGATTGATGACTGTATTGGCAACTGGTGGCGTCCCAATTTTGAGCCTCCACAG TACCCCTACATTCCAGCTCACATCACCAAACCTAAAGAGCATAAAAAACTATTCCTGGTTCAGCTGCAGGAAAAAG CACTGTTTGCCGTTCCTAAAAACTATAAACTGGTGGCGGCACCATTGTTTGAGCTGTATGACAACGCTCCTGGATATGGACCCATCATTTCCAGTCTACCACAGCTGTTGAGCAG GTTCAACTTTATCTACAACTAa
- the ogfod1 gene encoding prolyl 3-hydroxylase OGFOD1 produces the protein MTSKRAQDELDHTDKRKKKKKKNCEELAKLCPDVEDESVKRTVKEAWGCGTHWSQGNVELDCDPFPHCIIKNFLSSQAFAENLQRELLELNFDEKSNDLYKFKQSDDLKKRKEPHIAGLRAALFGPFRSWLGDVLGVELESTVDISCARYEYTDVLLCHDDELEGRRAAFILYLVPPWESSDGGTLDLYATDSNFQPQSIVKSLVPSWNTLVLFEVSPVSFHQVREVLSQDKCRLSVSGWFHGSSLERPPRYKEPSLPRTPHLPRDETVLLEWVNPVYLDITYQEKIQEEFEDSSEIQLKDFLREEKFKEVGEALQKAQILWMNRGPPNKRCFEVASLDTLPDCVTECWELFNSEAFFLLLSNFTGLRLHYLCPADDDDEDEEEAKQKAEGEAAGSSTESSAGASTEKELSTPVCCGSIRRWSHGGYTLLHDGEAEKAEYALDLLLPFGCTGWQSEFGGFTCYVANEEDEELLTVYPEDNSLALVYRDKETLKFVKHINHKSCSADASTFRGFYDFSFVYYE, from the exons ATGACTTCCAAACGAGCGCAAGATGAACTTGATCACACCgataaaagaaagaagaagaagaaaaagaactgTGAAGAGCTAGCAAAACTTTGTCCAGATGTGGAGGACGAGAGCGTGAAGAGGACCGTGAAGGAGGCGTGGGGCTGTGGGACCCACTGGAGCCAGG GTAATGTAGAGTTGGATTGTGACCCTTTTCCTCACTGCATTATCAAGAACTTCCTCAGCAGCCAAGCTTTTGCTGAAAATCTCCAGCGTGAGCTGCTGGAGCTGAACTTTGATGAAAAGTCAAATGATCTCTACAAATTCAAACAG TCTGATGacttgaaaaagagaaaagagccACACATTGCTGGACTGAG GGCGGCACTCTTTGGTCCTTTCCGCTCGTGGCTGGGGGACGTGTTGGGGGTTGAGCTGGAGAGCACTGTGGATATTTCTTGTGCCAGATATGAGTATACAG atgttcttttGTGTCATGACGATGAGTTGGAAGGGAGGCGCGCTGCTTTCATTTTGTATCTCGTGCCTCCATGGGAGAGCAGTGACGGGGGAACCCTCGATCTTTACGCAACAGACA GTAATTTCCAGCCACAGAGTATTGTGAAGTCTCTAGTACCCTCCTGGAACACCCTAGTCCTTTTTGAAGTTTCTCCCGTCTCCTTTCACCAA GTTCGAGAGGTTTTGTCTCAAGACAAGTGTCGTCTTTCAGTAAGCGGTTGGTTTCATGGATCTTCTTTGGAGCGACCTCCTCGATACAAAGAGCCATCCCTTCCCAGGACGCCTCACCTACCGAGAGAT GAGACGGTGCTCCTGGAATGGGTCAATCCTGTCTACTTGGACATTACATATCAAGAGAAAATCCAGGAAGAGTTTGAGGATAGCTCAGAAATTCAACTCAAGGATTTTCTTCGG GAGGAGAAATTCAAGGAAGTTGGTGAAGCTTTGCAGAAAGCTCAAATCCTATGGATGAATAGAGGTCCGCCCAATAAGAG GTGCTTTGAGGTGGCCTCTCTGGACACACTGCCTGACTGTGTGACTGAGTGCTGGGAGCTGTTCAACTCAGAGGCCTTCTTTCTGCTTCTCTCTAACTTCACTGGCCTTCGACTTCACTATCTGTGTCCTgcggatgatgatgatgaggatgaagaggaagcAAAACAGAAGGCGGAGGGAGAAGCTGCAGGTTCTTCAACAGAATCATCAGCTGGTGCAAGCACAGAGAAAG AGTTGAGCACACCTGTGTGTTGTGGAAGCATCCGTCGATGGTCTCATGGCGGCTACACCTTGTTGCATGATGGAGAGGCAGAGAAGGCCGAATATGCTCTGGACCTACTATTACCTTTTGGCTGCACAG GCTGGCAGTCAGAGTTTGGGGGTTTCACTTGTTACGTTGCcaatgaagaagatgaagaa CTTCTGACCGTATATCCAGAGGATAACTCCCTCGCCCTCGTCTACCGAGACAAAGAAACCCTCAAATTTGTGAAGCACATCAACCACAAAAGCTGTTCTGCCGATGCGTCAACCTTCAGAGggttttatgacttttcttttgtttactatGAATAA
- the tradd gene encoding tumor necrosis factor receptor type 1-associated DEATH domain protein, whose amino-acid sequence MADKTLDGGPWTGCVVLFLQSLCADVDLLSLYKNQNGKFIVFKVIKLTLTDSAGGLGGYEILKVHDAEPFLGVEVKFVNMAACKQFLDSYSSRALHQSFSQHAGRLFAVAQECTVETQLKASTNILDLCLDKLEVCLQHIHQSQPERLRDEEIDCLEQQLQTQALGSAPQQTPLTQEESSVPSNCFKFQNKVFEDRMLTAVDIQSFSNGVGRQWKHVGRALGKNCRALKAPAIDNLAYEYEREGLYEQAYQLLTRFIQAEGRAAKLSRLVRALEDCKLTSLAENLLEMQP is encoded by the exons atgGCAGACAAGACATTGGATGGAGGGCCGTGGACAGGATGTGTGGTCCTATTCCTGCAGTCGCTCTGCGCTGATGTGGACCTGCTGTCGCTTTACAAGAACCAAAATGGAaagtttattgttttcaaaGTCATCAAACTGACACTTACAG ATTCTGCAGGAGGTCTGGGTGGCTATGAGATCCTAAAGGTCCACGATGCTGAACCCTTTCTCGGTGTGGAGGTGAAGTTTGTGAACATGGCAGCATGTAAGCAGTTTTTGGATAGCTATAGCTCTAGAGCTCTGCATCAGTCCTTCTCCCAGCATGCCGGTCGGCTTTTTGCTGTGGCTCAAGAGTGCACTGTTGAAACCCAGCTCAAGGCCAGCACAAACATTCTGGATCTCTGTCTGGACAAGCTGGAGGTCTGCCTACAGCACATCCACCAATCTCAG CCGGAGCGTCTGCGTGATGAGGAGATCGATTGcctggagcagcagctgcagactcAGGCCCTGGGGTCTGCCCCACAGCAAACCCCCCTCACACAGGAGGAGTCGTCTGTCCCAAGCAACTGCTTCAAGtttcagaataaagtttttG AAGACCGAATGCTGACTGCAGTAGACATTCAGAGCTTCTCTAATGGAGTGGGCCGTCAGTGGAAGCACGTTGGCAGAGCCCTGGGGAAGAACTGCCGCGCTCTTAAAGCCCCAGCCATAGACAACCTGGCCTATGAGTACGAGAGAGAAGGGCTGTATGAGCAAGCCTATCAGCTCCTCACCCGCTTCATCCAGGCCGAGGGGAGGGCCGCCAAGCTGAGCAGACTGGTCCGAGCTTTGGAGGACTGCAAACTCACCAGCCTGGCTGAAAATCTTCTAGAGATGCAGCCTTGA